Proteins from a single region of Gammaproteobacteria bacterium:
- a CDS encoding SRPBCC family protein, producing the protein MPANTNTIRLHRVLRSTPERIYRAFIDADAMAKWLPPNGFTGKVHEMNAKVGGTFRMSFTNFTTGRSHAFGGAYLELVPHERIRYTDVFDDPNLPGEMRTTVTLKPVSVGTEVNIVQEGVPGVIPPEACYLGWQESLILLGKLVEAEIPE; encoded by the coding sequence ATGCCGGCAAACACCAACACCATCCGCCTTCACCGCGTGCTCCGTTCGACGCCGGAGCGCATCTACCGGGCGTTCATCGACGCGGACGCCATGGCCAAATGGCTGCCGCCGAACGGTTTCACCGGCAAGGTCCACGAGATGAACGCGAAGGTCGGCGGCACGTTCAGGATGTCGTTCACGAACTTCACCACCGGCAGGAGCCATGCCTTCGGCGGGGCCTACCTCGAGCTCGTCCCGCACGAGCGCATCCGCTACACCGACGTGTTCGACGACCCGAACCTGCCCGGCGAGATGCGAACGACGGTAACACTGAAGCCGGTCTCCGTCGGCACCGAGGTGAACATCGTGCAGGAAGGCGTGCCCGGCGTCATCCCGCCCGAGGCCTGCTACCTGGGCTGGCAGGAGTCGCTCATCCTGCTCGGAAAGCTCGTCGAGGCCGAGATCCCGGAATAG
- a CDS encoding DUF1801 domain-containing protein, with protein MSKLMRFPASVRRDPAIEAWMHGHAGELGAIARHWFEVMRGCGDDVRELLHDGHPTACVGDAAFAYVNAFRAHVNVGFFRGAGIADPAGLLEGDGRYMRHVKLRPGGDVDAAALTRLIETACADMRRCLQAG; from the coding sequence ATGAGCAAACTCATGCGGTTCCCCGCTTCGGTCAGGCGGGATCCGGCCATCGAGGCCTGGATGCACGGGCATGCGGGTGAACTGGGCGCGATCGCCCGGCACTGGTTCGAGGTCATGCGCGGCTGCGGGGACGATGTCCGCGAGCTGCTGCACGACGGTCATCCGACCGCGTGTGTGGGCGATGCGGCATTCGCCTACGTGAATGCCTTCAGGGCGCACGTCAATGTCGGGTTCTTTCGCGGCGCCGGGATTGCTGATCCCGCGGGCCTGCTGGAAGGCGACGGCAGGTACATGCGTCATGTGAAACTCCGGCCCGGGGGCGACGTCGATGCCGCGGCGCTGACGCGGCTGATCGAGACCGCCTGCGCGGATATGAGGCGGTGCCTTCAGGCGGGGTAG
- a CDS encoding AI-2E family transporter — protein sequence MSRMNDALSDHRIDYYAGIALLVALVVGCYFVLRPFLSAVLLAAILSSSTWPLYRRIEQALGGRAGLASGLMVMIVTGVLIVPLVVVGASLTDDIRTLIEMARHLLTEGPPSAPDWVLNIPLVGATLHERWQEMAGSGTRLTEALTHYLVPLRETALRGAAALGEGILYLTLSVFISFFIYRDSRTLPVRLQGLLSRVGGKRGAGMLRIADITIKSVIYGIIGTALAQGFLAGVGMFIAGVPGALLLGALTCVLALIPFGSSIAWAVASVWLFQQGETGSAIFLVVWGVLVVSTIDNFLKPYFISKGSKLPFILVFLGGIGGVLAFGFLGIFIGPTLLAIAYTIFKDLERAQGETADTPAP from the coding sequence ATGTCCAGAATGAATGACGCCCTGAGCGATCATCGCATCGACTACTATGCCGGCATCGCGCTCCTCGTCGCGCTGGTGGTGGGATGTTACTTCGTGCTGCGGCCGTTCCTGTCGGCGGTGCTCCTCGCCGCGATCCTGTCCTCCTCCACCTGGCCGCTGTACCGGCGCATCGAGCAGGCACTGGGGGGACGCGCGGGACTGGCCAGCGGGCTGATGGTCATGATCGTGACCGGCGTCCTGATCGTCCCGCTCGTCGTGGTCGGCGCCAGCCTGACGGACGACATCCGGACGCTGATCGAGATGGCACGGCACCTGCTGACCGAGGGCCCGCCCAGCGCGCCCGACTGGGTGCTCAATATCCCCCTGGTGGGCGCGACGCTCCATGAGCGCTGGCAGGAGATGGCCGGCAGCGGAACGCGCCTCACCGAGGCATTGACCCACTACCTCGTTCCACTGCGGGAGACTGCGCTGCGCGGAGCCGCCGCGCTCGGCGAGGGCATCCTGTACCTCACGCTCAGCGTGTTCATCTCCTTCTTCATCTACCGCGACAGCAGGACACTGCCGGTGCGGCTGCAGGGTCTGCTGTCGCGCGTCGGCGGCAAGCGCGGGGCCGGCATGCTGCGCATCGCCGACATCACCATCAAGAGCGTGATCTACGGCATCATCGGCACCGCGCTCGCGCAGGGTTTCCTCGCCGGCGTCGGCATGTTCATCGCGGGGGTGCCCGGCGCACTGCTGCTCGGAGCCCTGACCTGTGTACTGGCGCTGATCCCCTTCGGCTCCTCCATCGCCTGGGCGGTGGCCTCCGTCTGGCTGTTCCAGCAGGGCGAGACCGGCTCGGCGATCTTCCTCGTGGTGTGGGGAGTGCTCGTGGTCAGCACCATCGACAACTTCCTGAAGCCCTACTTCATCAGCAAGGGCAGCAAGCTGCCCTTCATCCTGGTGTTCCTCGGCGGTATCGGCGGCGTGCTCGCGTTCGGCTTCCTCGGCATCTTCATCGGCCCGACCCTGCTTGCCATCGCCTACACGATTTTCAAGGATCTGGAACGCGCGCAGGGCGAAACGGCCGACACGCCCGCTCCCTGA
- a CDS encoding DUF4256 domain-containing protein, which translates to MNVRQRKELIGKLKARFEANMGRHAGIGWSGVQARLESFPGKLRSLDEMEKTGGEPDVVGHDSKTGEFIFCDCSAESPAGRRSVCYDREGLESRKEHRPENCATDMAAAMGIELLTEEQYRGLQELGCFDTKTSSWVLTPAGIRRLGGALFCDRRYDTVFVYHNGAQSYYAARGFRGALKV; encoded by the coding sequence ATGAACGTGCGGCAGCGTAAAGAACTGATCGGAAAATTGAAGGCCCGTTTCGAGGCGAACATGGGCCGCCATGCAGGCATTGGCTGGTCCGGTGTACAGGCGAGGCTGGAGTCCTTCCCCGGGAAACTGCGCTCGCTCGATGAGATGGAGAAAACCGGGGGAGAGCCGGATGTCGTCGGCCATGACAGCAAGACCGGGGAATTCATTTTCTGTGACTGTTCCGCCGAGAGCCCGGCAGGGCGCAGGAGTGTCTGCTATGACCGCGAGGGGCTGGAGTCGAGGAAGGAACACAGGCCGGAGAATTGTGCGACGGACATGGCAGCGGCCATGGGCATCGAACTCCTGACGGAAGAACAGTATCGGGGATTGCAGGAATTGGGGTGCTTCGATACTAAAACGTCGAGTTGGGTACTGACGCCTGCTGGCATCAGGAGGCTCGGCGGGGCCCTGTTCTGTGATCGCCGCTATGACACCGTTTTCGTGTATCACAACGGTGCCCAGTCGTACTATGCCGCGCGGGGTTTCCGCGGCGCATTGAAGGTGTAG
- a CDS encoding DoxX family protein has translation MDDFLSAWSSRVLSILRIVTAFLFMAHGTQKVFGFPGSQRQEFDLFSLSGVAGTLEVFGGLLILFGLFTRPVAFLLSGQMAFAYFIAHAPRDFWPLLNGGELAAMWSFLFLYLAFAGGGEWSLDHIRNASRTGKPT, from the coding sequence ATGGATGATTTCCTGAGTGCCTGGAGTTCCCGAGTACTGAGTATCCTGCGCATCGTGACGGCGTTTTTGTTCATGGCGCACGGCACCCAGAAGGTGTTCGGATTTCCGGGGTCTCAGCGCCAGGAGTTCGATCTCTTCTCGCTGTCGGGCGTTGCCGGCACGCTGGAGGTGTTCGGCGGCCTGCTGATCCTGTTCGGCCTGTTTACCCGTCCGGTCGCGTTCCTGCTTTCCGGCCAGATGGCGTTCGCCTATTTCATCGCCCATGCGCCGAGGGACTTCTGGCCCCTCCTGAATGGCGGCGAGCTGGCCGCGATGTGGTCGTTTCTGTTCCTGTATCTGGCCTTCGCCGGCGGCGGTGAATGGAGCCTGGACCACATCCGTAACGCCAGCCGCACAGGCAAGCCCACCTGA
- a CDS encoding dihydrofolate reductase family protein: MKTQYYTACSLDGFIATEDHSLEWLFQLGDVNETSYPEFIKDVGALAMGSSTYEWMLRNVIRPDSGSGATWPYDQPVWIFSNRSLPGVAGANLHFARGDVRPVHEQMRAAAGGRNIWIVGGGELIGQFHDAGLLDEIIVQVGSVTLGAGRPLLPRRIAFPPLSLTSARAIGPGFAELRYDVPRADRPARQPSHPS, translated from the coding sequence ATGAAGACGCAATACTACACGGCCTGCAGCCTCGACGGTTTCATCGCGACGGAGGACCACTCGCTGGAGTGGCTCTTCCAGCTCGGCGACGTCAACGAGACCAGCTACCCGGAGTTCATCAAGGACGTCGGCGCGCTCGCGATGGGTTCGTCCACCTACGAGTGGATGCTCCGGAATGTCATCAGGCCGGACTCCGGATCGGGGGCTACGTGGCCCTACGACCAGCCTGTCTGGATATTCTCAAACCGGTCCCTGCCGGGCGTGGCCGGTGCGAATCTGCACTTCGCGCGGGGCGATGTGCGGCCGGTCCATGAGCAGATGCGCGCGGCGGCGGGCGGGCGCAACATCTGGATCGTCGGCGGCGGCGAGCTGATCGGCCAGTTCCATGACGCGGGCCTGCTCGACGAGATCATCGTACAGGTGGGATCGGTCACCCTCGGCGCCGGCCGGCCGCTGCTCCCGCGCCGCATCGCCTTCCCGCCGCTGTCACTGACGTCCGCGCGCGCGATCGGGCCCGGATTCGCCGAGCTCCGCTACGACGTGCCGCGCGCGGATCGTCCGGCGCGGCAGCCATCACATCCAAGCTGA
- a CDS encoding SRPBCC family protein: protein MNVTRVSRRVKAPRASVYHALLDVRAIAVWMVPDGMTGQIHEFDAREGGRFRVSLTYIEPTGIGKTTARTDTYNGHFVRLVHNEQVFEVVEFETMDPDLRGEMTITITLADADGGTDILVVHDGVPCGLPDSDNEAGWRHSLEKLAALVES from the coding sequence GTGAATGTGACCCGAGTCAGCCGCCGCGTGAAGGCGCCCCGCGCGAGCGTATACCACGCGCTGCTCGACGTGCGCGCGATCGCGGTCTGGATGGTGCCGGACGGCATGACCGGCCAGATTCACGAGTTCGACGCCCGCGAAGGCGGCAGGTTCCGGGTGTCGCTCACCTACATCGAGCCGACGGGCATCGGCAAGACGACTGCGCGCACCGATACCTACAACGGCCACTTCGTGCGGCTCGTCCATAACGAACAGGTCTTCGAAGTGGTCGAGTTCGAGACCATGGACCCCGACCTCCGCGGTGAAATGACCATCACGATCACCCTCGCCGACGCGGACGGCGGCACCGACATCCTCGTCGTGCATGACGGAGTCCCGTGCGGCCTGCCCGACTCCGACAATGAGGCCGGCTGGCGCCATTCGCTTGAGAAGCTCGCGGCCCTCGTGGAGTCGTAA